A region from the Geobacillus vulcani PSS1 genome encodes:
- a CDS encoding ammonium transporter, translated as MMEHVNAVWIVIAAAMVLFMEGGFSLLEAGLVRTKNAVNVTMKIFVDLTIGALAFWLIGFGLMFGDDAFGWIGTTLFGTPEAISLSVPLPSAAFVLFQIGFAVACVSIISGAVAERMNFKAYIVTVLLVCAAVYPLSGHWIWHSDGWLAKLGMKDFAGSAAIHALGGFAALALAKRLGPRKGRFNSDGSVNVFAPSNIPLASAGAFILWFGWFAFNAGSTLDASNEALASIALNTMLSGAAGGTSALLVTMKKYGKADPSMVMNGVLSGLVAITAGCAFVSQWSAVLIGLVSGVIVVYATLLVDALKIDDPVGAVAVHGFNGVFGTLAVGLFDSTQGLLTTGHVSLFTTQLLGALTVVIWGFVSGALIANVCDRTVGLRATEREEEEGLDMAYHGIPAYNELERFADLPGGLYDFEETTGIRVAPLNNKNAVG; from the coding sequence ATGATGGAACATGTGAATGCTGTATGGATCGTCATCGCGGCCGCCATGGTGCTGTTTATGGAAGGCGGATTCAGCTTGCTGGAAGCAGGGTTGGTGCGGACGAAAAACGCCGTCAATGTAACAATGAAAATTTTCGTTGATTTGACCATCGGAGCGCTAGCGTTTTGGCTCATTGGCTTTGGGCTGATGTTCGGAGATGATGCGTTCGGCTGGATCGGCACCACGCTGTTCGGAACACCGGAAGCCATCTCTTTGTCTGTTCCGCTGCCAAGCGCGGCATTTGTTCTATTCCAAATCGGGTTTGCCGTAGCGTGTGTGTCAATTATTTCCGGAGCAGTCGCCGAGCGGATGAATTTTAAGGCATACATTGTGACGGTTCTTCTTGTTTGCGCTGCCGTTTACCCATTATCAGGCCATTGGATTTGGCATAGTGACGGCTGGTTGGCGAAACTCGGGATGAAAGATTTCGCAGGGTCAGCAGCGATTCATGCGCTCGGCGGTTTTGCGGCGCTGGCGCTCGCCAAGCGGCTTGGACCGCGAAAAGGGCGGTTCAACTCGGACGGCAGTGTGAACGTATTTGCGCCGAGCAATATTCCGCTTGCTTCGGCGGGGGCGTTCATTTTATGGTTTGGCTGGTTTGCGTTTAATGCGGGCAGTACACTCGATGCGTCCAATGAAGCGCTGGCGTCGATCGCCCTCAACACAATGTTGTCAGGGGCAGCCGGGGGCACGTCGGCGCTCCTCGTGACGATGAAAAAGTACGGAAAAGCCGATCCAAGCATGGTCATGAATGGTGTGTTGTCCGGTCTGGTGGCCATTACGGCCGGCTGTGCGTTCGTCTCGCAATGGAGCGCGGTGCTGATCGGTCTGGTGAGCGGCGTCATCGTCGTCTATGCGACGCTGTTGGTCGATGCGTTGAAAATCGACGACCCGGTCGGTGCGGTGGCGGTCCATGGGTTTAATGGGGTGTTTGGCACGCTCGCCGTCGGTTTGTTCGACTCGACGCAAGGATTGTTGACGACCGGCCATGTGTCGCTGTTCACCACCCAACTGCTTGGCGCGTTGACCGTCGTCATTTGGGGCTTTGTCAGCGGTGCGCTCATCGCCAATGTGTGCGACCGCACAGTTGGGCTGCGGGCGACAGAGCGCGAGGAAGAAGAAGGGCTTGATATGGCGTACCACGGCATTCCAGCTTACAATGAACTCGAACGGTTTGCCGATCTCCCAGGCGGGTTGTACGATTTTGAGGAGACGACCGGCATTCGCGTTGCTCCGTTAAACAATAAAAACGCCGTCGGATAA
- a CDS encoding OsmC family protein has translation MKTTVVWNGNMSFSGQSASGVVIPMDAAKDVGGNDSGARPMELLLHALAGCTGIDIILILRKMRLDVRAFSMEVEGTRADDHPKRFTEIHIHYALEGDLPEEKVVRAIRLSKEKYCSVSHSLNAAITASYSINGVRGKETI, from the coding sequence ATGAAAACGACGGTTGTATGGAACGGAAACATGTCATTCAGCGGCCAAAGCGCCTCCGGTGTGGTGATCCCGATGGATGCCGCGAAGGATGTCGGCGGCAACGATTCGGGCGCGCGGCCGATGGAGCTTTTGCTTCACGCCTTAGCCGGCTGCACCGGCATTGATATCATCCTGATCTTGCGCAAAATGCGCCTGGATGTCCGGGCGTTTTCGATGGAAGTGGAAGGAACGCGCGCCGATGACCACCCGAAGCGGTTTACAGAGATTCATATCCATTACGCCCTTGAAGGCGATTTGCCGGAAGAAAAAGTTGTCCGCGCCATCCGGCTGTCCAAAGAAAAATATTGTTCTGTTTCCCATTCGTTAAACGCTGCCATTACGGCGAGCTATTCGATCAACGGCGTGCGCGGGAAGGAGACGATCTAA
- a CDS encoding bifunctional metallophosphatase/5'-nucleotidase: protein MKGSERWGKRMLSALTAAAVLAATPVGAAGNGKSKGEPPASSHRYIEVQLLGINDFHGQLNVTRKVGGREVGRADYLAAYLKQREAENKNTLLVHAGDAVGASPPVSALLQDEPTIEVLNKLGFDVGTLGNHEFDEGVAEMLRLIHGGYHPATGDFSGADFPYVSANVVDKETKQPILPPYVIKRVNGMPIGFIGVTLTDTPSIVTPSGVAGVEFIDEATAINKAVRELKKKGVRTIVVLAHNPGASNPDGTNASGEIVDIAKTVDDEVDVIFAGHNHAYLNAVVDGKLLVQSYSYGTAFSDVDLKIDPRTKDVVAKQAEIVTTYHDGITPDPEIRALVEKYEAKVAPLVNQVVGTAAETITDEQNASGESALGNLIADAQRAAMNTDFAFMNPGGIRADIEQGEVTWGELYNVQPFNNQLVKMTLTGAQIRELLNQQWQPTKTRMLQISGLRYTWSASRPAGNKVVDIQLPDGTPLNPNGEYTVTVNSFLADGGDGFTVLTQGTNREVGPVDLDALVSYIRGLAQPFSARIEGRINRLP, encoded by the coding sequence ATGAAGGGTTCGGAACGATGGGGAAAACGAATGTTGTCGGCATTGACGGCAGCCGCTGTATTGGCGGCAACGCCGGTTGGGGCGGCAGGGAACGGGAAAAGCAAAGGAGAGCCGCCTGCTTCTTCGCACCGTTATATTGAGGTGCAGCTCCTCGGCATAAACGATTTTCATGGCCAGCTCAACGTGACGAGAAAAGTCGGCGGGCGGGAAGTCGGGCGAGCGGATTATTTGGCCGCTTATTTGAAACAGCGGGAGGCAGAAAACAAAAACACGCTGCTCGTCCATGCCGGCGATGCGGTCGGCGCCAGCCCGCCGGTATCGGCGCTGTTGCAGGACGAGCCGACGATCGAAGTGCTGAACAAACTCGGCTTTGACGTCGGCACGCTTGGCAACCACGAGTTTGACGAAGGAGTAGCGGAAATGCTCCGCCTGATCCATGGCGGGTATCACCCGGCGACCGGCGATTTCTCTGGGGCGGATTTTCCGTACGTGAGCGCCAACGTCGTTGACAAAGAAACGAAACAACCGATTCTTCCGCCGTACGTCATTAAGCGGGTCAACGGCATGCCAATCGGGTTCATCGGGGTGACATTGACAGATACACCATCGATCGTGACACCGAGCGGCGTCGCTGGGGTGGAATTCATCGACGAAGCGACGGCGATTAACAAAGCCGTGCGGGAACTGAAGAAAAAAGGGGTGCGCACGATCGTCGTTCTCGCCCATAACCCAGGTGCATCCAATCCGGATGGAACAAACGCAAGCGGAGAAATCGTGGATATCGCCAAAACGGTCGATGATGAAGTCGATGTGATTTTCGCCGGTCATAACCATGCCTATTTAAATGCGGTGGTGGACGGCAAGCTGCTCGTTCAGTCGTATTCGTACGGCACGGCGTTTTCTGATGTCGATCTGAAAATCGACCCGCGCACAAAAGATGTCGTGGCGAAACAAGCGGAAATCGTGACGACGTATCATGACGGCATCACGCCGGATCCGGAAATCCGTGCCCTCGTCGAAAAATATGAAGCGAAAGTCGCGCCGCTTGTCAACCAAGTCGTCGGCACGGCGGCTGAAACGATCACCGACGAGCAAAACGCGAGCGGCGAGTCCGCTTTGGGCAATTTGATCGCCGATGCCCAGCGGGCGGCGATGAACACCGATTTTGCCTTTATGAACCCGGGCGGCATTCGCGCGGATATTGAACAAGGTGAGGTAACGTGGGGAGAGCTGTACAACGTTCAGCCGTTCAACAACCAGCTCGTGAAAATGACGCTCACCGGCGCGCAAATCCGCGAGCTTTTGAACCAACAATGGCAGCCGACAAAAACACGTATGCTGCAAATCTCCGGCCTCCGCTATACATGGAGCGCCAGCAGACCGGCAGGGAACAAAGTCGTCGACATTCAGCTTCCTGATGGCACACCGCTGAATCCGAACGGCGAGTACACGGTGACGGTCAACAGCTTCCTCGCCGACGGCGGCGATGGGTTCACGGTGCTGACGCAAGGGACGAACCGCGAAGTAGGGCCGGTCGATTTGGATGCCCTCGTCTCGTACATTCGCGGCCTTGCGCAGCCGTTTTCGGCACGGATTGAGGGGCGGATCAACCGCCTTCCGTAA
- a CDS encoding P-II family nitrogen regulator, with the protein MKKIEAIIRPERLTDTIKALKQIGITGFTVSQVVGRGKQKDTQGVYRGKNYKVTLHPKVKLEIVLSDYMVERTIQSIVAAAQTGEDGDGKIFVYPVLEAYNIRTGTLDFDIDELAEKREGRA; encoded by the coding sequence GTGAAAAAAATTGAGGCCATCATCCGGCCGGAGAGATTAACCGATACCATTAAAGCATTGAAACAAATCGGGATTACCGGGTTCACCGTTTCGCAGGTTGTCGGCCGTGGGAAACAGAAGGATACACAAGGAGTGTATCGGGGAAAAAACTACAAAGTGACGCTCCATCCGAAAGTCAAACTTGAAATCGTTCTGTCCGACTATATGGTCGAGCGGACGATCCAATCGATTGTGGCCGCTGCGCAAACCGGCGAAGACGGGGACGGGAAAATTTTTGTCTATCCGGTGCTGGAAGCGTACAACATTCGCACCGGCACGCTTGACTTTGATATTGATGAACTGGCGGAAAAACGGGAGGGACGGGCATGA